In the genome of Campylobacter helveticus, the window TGTTAGCTTGGCTTTCTTTTTATTTTATCCTTTCTTTTGCCATACTTTTCGCGAGATTGACTTTTTTGGCAAATTGGCGCAGTAAGGAAAAAGAGAGTTTGGAAAGTCTGCTTTTGGGAGAGAAAGATTTAAGTCGCACAGATTCTATTTTGAGAAAATGCACGGATACGAGTTTAGCACATTTAGAAATTTATAAAAATTTAGCCTCTCGTCGCTCTTCTTTGGGACTGACTTGGCTTAGTATCATCGCTTCGACTTCGCCTTTTATAGGGCTTTTTGGCACGGTTATCTCTATACTTGAGACTTTTGGGGGGCTTG includes:
- a CDS encoding MotA/TolQ/ExbB proton channel family protein, producing the protein MNFEAIFHFFNESSPITYVVLAWLSFYFILSFAILFARLTFLANWRSKEKESLESLLLGEKDLSRTDSILRKCTDTSLAHLEIYKNLASRRSSLGLTWLSIIASTSPFIGLFGTVISILETFGGLGTQNSLSIIAPKISEALVATGCGILVAIPAYTFHLIIKRKAFELLSIIDSEIKAISSHRV